The genomic DNA CTTGTGCCCCATCGTGGCCACAGGCTGGGTCCAGACTGGGTCCCCACATCCCTGCGCTGGGTGCTGTAGTCCATGGTCAGGCTCACCCACAGGGTCCTGGCTGCTCGCTGATCTGTTTCCCAGCAACGCGCAAGGACTCAGGAGGGCACAAACGGAGCTTCCGGCCTGGCGTATGCGGTCGGGGAGCCCTGAGCGCGTGACAGAGCGTCGGGATGCTTGGAAACCCTGAGGGCTCATGGTCACCCCGGGCCCTGCGCCTGGCCTGTCTTGCAGTTTCTCGGTGGCTTGGCGGCCACCATCTTCCTGGACATCGTCCACATCAGCGTCTTCTACCGGCAGGCCGGCTTCACGGACACCGAGCGCTTTGGCGCCGGCATGGCTATCCTCAGCCTGCTCCTCAAGCCCTCGTCCTGCTGCCTCGTCTACCGCATGTACCAGGAGCGCGGGGGTGAGCTCCTGCTCCACGTTGGTGAGGCCACCACCTCCggccagctccctccctgccctctcaccGGCCAAGGTGCTGGCGGCGCCATCTCCCACGTCTCCCCTGTCTCGGTCTTGTCTgacccacagcccctgcccaAGTGAGCTGACCTCGCCTTGGGGGACAAGGGCTCAAGGCGCGGGGACAGGGGGCGGGCCCTGGCGCCGGCACTGAACACGAGGCTAGAGAGCGTACGAGCTCCAGTCTCTGCTGCAGGAGCCCAGTGCTCCTGTCCCAGCCTGCTGTGGGCTGTCCCGGGCATCAGGCTCCGGGCAGAGTTGGGGGCAGGACCAGAGGCAGCTCTGGACGGCCCGCAGCCTGAGGCTGGTAGGCGTCCGCggggccagcccctcctctcaGCAACCGCCACCCCCATGCCTAGAGCCTCCCCTCCTGCTGTGAGGGGTCTGGGTGGCCGAGGGAGGGTGGCTGCTGGCATGGGCCACGGAGCCTCGGCCGGAGCTGGCCCTGAACTGTGGGTGCTTTCCCTGCTGACGTTGAGGTCACCTCAGCCTGgcccatccctgcccctcccacaccctCTTTGAGCTATACCCCTTCTCGTGGTGGCTGGGCcattttcctgttctctctcacatACTGCTCATCTCCTTTCtctcagagaggtggggagggggtgggggtggtcttCCACTGTTCCCTCCTAAGAAGAGGGGCCCCGAGGGGCCCATGACCCACCTAGGGGAACAGCTGGGCCAGGCCTATGGCCTCCCCAGGGCTGACCTGAGCATTGCCCTGGCCtgccctggggttgggggggacagTAACGTTCCTCCCATTGGACAGATGAGGGAGCTGACACCCAGAGCCCCTGGGACTTGTTCCGGGTCAAgtgtgcagggcagggaggggaacaaAAAGCGTGGGCACTTAAGAGTCCTCCCCCCTACCTTGCACCTCCAGCCCAGCGCTCTGGGCTCTGCAACTGTGCCAGCTCTGAGCCTTCTGGATACAGTAACACAGTGTCCACTCTGCCCGAGAGAGGAGCCTATGGGCCCAGGGCTGGGCGTCCCTCTGCTCAGATGCGTGCTGCTCGGGGAAGGCCCCAGTGTGATGGCCAAGAGCACTGGCTTTGGGCTCGTGCTGCCTTGGCTTGAATTTTAGGGCCCTCCGCTTTCAAGCTCCATACTCGGGGCAAGTCAGTTCATCTCTTTGACTCTCGGTTTCCCCGTCTGTAAAGTGGGGGCAACCCACTCCGGAGGGTTATGGGAGGATTAGCTGAACACCTCTTAAAAGCTGGGGGGTGCTGCTGGCCCCGTCACTGTCCCATTGCCTTCCTAGTGGGGGGTGGGTGGATCTTGGCTGGGACTCAGTAGAACGTCTTCAGTCCTCACCCTTCGTTTTTAATTTCCCCTCTTCGTTTTTCCCATCCCCAGGTTTCCTTGGACGGTCACAGGAGCGCAGTGACTACCAGACAATTGACTCACCGGAGGCACCCACAGACCCCTTTGTAGGCTCAGAGGGCAGGGGTCACTCCCCCCAAGGGTACTGAGGCCAGTCCGCTTTGGCCCCATCGCAGGAGCCGGTGGAGCAGACCCCAGAGACGGCCCAGGCTGCATCGTCCTCTTTGTGCTTTGTGGCATTCCGGAGATGTTCCTGACCCCCGGGCCCTTTCTTGGACTGTGTTCTCCTGTTCCCCATCTTCCCCAGTCAAGTGCCCTAAGTGGCCAGGAGCCCTGTGCACACCTGTCTCAGACTCCCTGAGGCCTCCTCTCCCTTCAAGGTACCCCAGGGGTCTGAGGCTGAGGCAACCGCGGTctctttcctcacctccctcaGCGGCTACGTGCAGCCCCCGTCCAACCGTGCCTGAGCCAGGCCTTGCCCACAGAAGCTCTGAGAGCTTTGGGTCATGCTCAGCCCTGGGAGCAGTCCAGCATGGGAGTGAGGTCCCTGTGCTTCTCACTGCCTGGTAACTTGGTGCTTGGGGACCTTGGGGCCGGAGGCAGGGGGTGTCTGCAGCGCCTGAGGCCCACCATGGCTCCCGGCTGCCATTCCCACAGCCGTTTGGAAATCTGTAGCTGAGTGTGTTTTCAGCCATGGTTCATCTCCCAGccaggctggggcctgggcctgCCATTCCTGAGAAGATTTCTCCTTTGAATCGGCAGGGAACCTGGGCTAAGCCGCCCATTCTGttgtgggaggaggaagcaggggctACCCACTCAGCTTTGGTCTAGCCAAGGCCCCAGCAGAGGAGGGCTCTGTTTGGTGTGGCCAGTGGGCATCCATGTCTCTGAATCAGATGACTTGGGTATTGGTTTGTGTCCCTGTCTGCCACTTTCTGGCTGTGTGCCTTTGAGCAACTTCACGTCTCTGACCTCAGGGTCTTCTGGAAAACAGCTAATGCCTGCCCTGGGGGTGATGATACAAAGTGAGCGGTGCCTGGCCCTCGGAAAGCTCCCTGAGCCACAGCAAAGTTGGTGGGTTGCTCCTTGATCCTGCGATGATGTGGAATCACTAGGCAAGGGACGACCTCTTCCTGGCAGACCCCGTGTCTTGGTGTCCGGGCTGACAGGGACCAACACCCATCCAGAAGCCCCAAGTGTCCCATGGCCAGGGTCCTCACCTACATCGATAGGACTGAGGGTTGGTCTCTGGGCCCAACAGGCCTGGGCTCTCCCAGGCCATCCCAGCTTGTCCCCGGCACAAAGAGATCAAGGCCTTGTGGACAACCTCACCGTCCTGTATCCATCCTTCCAATGGGGCCTGGTACGTGTTGCTGCGGAGCAAGGGCTGCAGCCTGCTCTCAGGGAACAGACGTTAAGAGTCCTCTGTCAGAAGGCACGAGCTCTGAAAGGAACCTCTGGGAAGGGACCTGTGCTCTGAACCATGCCGAGTGGCGGCAGGTGCAGAAAAGCTGGGAACAGCTTCACCGTCAGAAGGGGACGAATAGATCATCTGTGGTACATTCATCGTATGGATGTGGTTCACCAGTTCACGGGAATAAACCAGACCTATTTCTGTTGTCATGGGTCCCCCTATTGTGAGCAAAACAGATTGCAAGATGGCATGAATTTAAAAACCTCCAAGCAATACTATATGTCGTTCATAAGTGTATATGTAGTGAAATACAGAAGTGTGGACAAGTTCATGGTTGAGGCAGCcttgggcaggggagaggagtggCCTGAAGGGCATGGGATTAAAACCCAAGTTCCGGTTCTCTGGTTTATACCAGCTCCTGGCACACGGCAGGCTTGCGCTGTGCATGGTCCTGTGTGTATGTGGTGACTGGCAGATTTCCAAAGGGAATGGAAAAGTGAGGGGGACACAGTGGGGGGACAGCTAAGAAAGCCTGTGTCAAACAGGAAAGAGTATATTCAGAGACCCCAGTTCCTCATAGTCCCAGACCCTCGAGTCCGGCCCAGATCTTCacagggggcagaggaaggaccCTGTCTTAGGAGGGggtccccagaagcagaccctgaatGCAGCGTCTGGCTTGGTGCAAAGCAAGGGAGCCGGGCTTTCTGGTCATTGGCCAAGGGTTGCTCTGGAGTTGGGGGGACAGTGACTTAACCTTCCAGGCTACTCTGGCTCCCTGACCAGACTCCCCTCCCAGTGGCCCCAGGAGGTGGAGGGCTGTCCTGCAAGAAGAGTGCCACCAGAGGCACAGGGACGGTGAGGGCCACCAGTGGGGTGCCCCTTTCCAAACAACAGGTCTCATAACATATTctaacattcattcaacaagcaacCAAGAGCCTATGGGAGCTAGAAGTCTTCTAGCGGCTAGGGATACCAGAATCAAGGGGGAAACCCCCCAAGTACCAGGAGATTCCATTTGGCCTGAGAGGTTCCAGGCAGGGGAACAGCTCATAGGAAGGCTTGAGCAGGTGTGTGCCCGCCTAGCCGGTTTCTGGGCGCTGTGGGGGGCCGGAGCGGCTGGAgccaagggagagaagaaggaatgaGGTCAGAAGGGCAGCAGGGACCAGGTAGCAAAGGGGTAGTAGGTCATTTTGAGGACTTTGGCTTTTCCTGAGTGAGATGGGGGCCACTGGAGGGCTTTGGGCAGAATGGGACATGATCTGACTCACACTCTAAAAGGACAATGTTGTTGGCTTGGGctgggaggcagagatgggggtggtGACAAGAAGCCATGTGGAGCAGAACGCCACGCACCAATGGTCCGttccggggcgggggggacatCAGGCAGTGCTGCCCACTATCAGAATGATCAGAAGCACCAAGGAAAGCCATGCAGTCAGGCACTGGCTGGACCATGCTTTACTCATGCCGAGAAAAAGACCAGATCCGCCTTGGTGGTGGGCCTCGGTCCCCTGTGGCCAGCAGTAACTGACGCAGGCCAGTTGGCTTACTCTCGCCTCTGTCCCGCCACAGCGGAAGGACATTCCCGTCCCTGCGGAGGACAGACATAGCAGAGGGGTTGGCCAGGTGCCAGGTGACACGCATGCCTAAGCAGAACAAAAGAGCGAACCCTGGGCTTGAAACAGGGGAATATATTTCCACACAGGGTGACAAGGTCAGCAGAGGCCGTGCGGGCTCTTTATCTCTTGGTAAGGAAGTGTTCCAGCCTCAAGGCCCATTGTTACCCAGCCAGTGGGTTTGAAAGCAAGCAAGCGACTGCTTTGCACAATAGGGCCGCTCTTGGATATGTTCTAAAGGCAAGGCGGCAAGATTCACTCGTGGACaggatgtaaaagaaaaacaagaatccaCGATTGCAAGGTTTGGGGCCTGAGCAGTCCGGGGCTCAAGCTGCCACTGACatgggagggagggtggcaggaaGGCCAGGTTCAAGGAAAGGCCAGAGGAGCCACACTGAGGAAATGGGGCTTCCCATCAGACCTTCTCACCACTGGGGGGCCACCTCTTGTAGACACTTGGAAGTACTCTGTATTTTAGCCTATAGTGTCTGCCGTTTCAGAAACCATCGTCCACAGGAAGCAAATTCCTCTTGCCTCTCTGGTCTCCTGCTAGTGAGGGCTGAAGCCACTTGTCTAGTTCCCAAGTCTTGTGTTTCTTGTTTTCACAAAGCTGAGCCTCCCAGATGAGGGAGCCAGAGACAAGCCCTTGTCCCAGGAGAGGTCACTGTCTTCTCCTTTTGGCCAAAACTGAACCAGAGCCAGTCGTACCTGCAGGAGCCCCTGCCTTAGGCCCGTCCTATGAGTCCCCAGAACAGCCTGGAAATTCCaactctcccagcctccctccaaaACGGCCCTAGAGCCAGCAAGGCTTGATAAATCCCCACTGCACCCTGTGACTGGCTACATAAGAGACAGGACTGTCTCTTAATCTCActgtgactcagttttctcatccggAAAGTGGTAATACTCATAGGGCCTGACTCAGGGATTAGTGAAGTCTGACAATGTGTAACATCAGTGTTTCTCATTCCCTGTGTTACCGTGTTAATTattcagagagagggggagggggtggtgagtGTAGGGGAGGAAAGAGTTTTCCTCAGCCCTCTTAGGGTCTGAAAATGAAACTGACAAagatgaatggggaaaaaaagccctTACATTTTCTCGAACTTCTGCATGTATACGAGAACTTTCACAAAAAGAAGGCCTGAAGAAGTGACAAGAGCAGGGAGCTTTTATACCTTTCACACGAAGAAATAATAAATGCgtgaaaaattgacaagacaaaggggTCTGGGCTGGGGTAGTGAATGGTGAAGAAGGAACCAGGAAGATAAGAGCTAGTTTATCAAGGCTTATTTACACAGATTTTTGGCTATCAGCTTCCTGTCTCTGGTGATAAGAATTATCCTCTTTTactcctggtacagggaggatACTTTTCACATAGGAGATTTAAGACCAGTTTCAGGAAAGGACGGGGGGTGCGGTCAGAGTGACTTTCTTCCTTCTGCCATTTTTTCAAATGCTCAGGTTGAGATGTTCAGTATGCCACAGTGCCAAAATTTGGGGGAAGCATGTCCTAAGCTCCATCACCAGTCTGTCTGACCATCcactcatgtattcatttattatcaattttataataatttattgagtgctttctaCAAGTTTTGAAAAAATTGTCAGGGAGGACAAGAGGTTTTCCTCACTAGCCACAGCAGAGCCCTGAGGGTCCAGTTCTCCAGGTAGTCGAGGGTTTGTGTTCATACCTATGAATCTAAAAACTATTGACAGATTCAACAggttattataaaacattatcGTATCGAAGATCAACCCTCAGATTTGCAGACTTGAACTTGAAGGGAGCTTAGAGCACCCGCAGCCCAGCAGTTTGAGACATTCTTTATTTCAAACCCTTGGTTCAAAAGAAATCTTCCCAGGGTATAAAACAGAGCAAGTCTGACAGAGCGTGCCACCACCGCCACCGCCACTCTGAGGTAGGGCCCCCAGGGCgcaatatgaaaataatatgaaaattctTCTCCTACAACCACCTTATTTCACAGCTCAGGACACGGGTCCACAAAGAGGAGACGTGGCCAAGGGCACCTGGAGACTTCTTGATTTTAGGGCCGGAATGTGACAATGTGGAGACTGGGGTGCCAGGTAGCgtgtaaaaggaaataaacagaactTCTACAAATGAACAGAGACTCAATGGATGGGTTAATTCATAGAAAAGATACACCGGAAGACAGAATCAGTAGCCTCGAAGATAAAGTTGAAGGAATTACTCAGAATGGAGCAAAAAGCACAAAAgaagagaggttaagaaacaaGGGATAGCATGAGAAGCCCCGATATAACTCTGTTGGAGTTCTGAAGGAACCCCTGGGAGAGAGGCAACATTCAAAGGAATAATGgcagagaattttccaaaatggaaagacACCAAACCTCAGATTCAGGAGGCCAAACAATCCCCAAACAGAAGAAATccacatttaggggcacctgggtggctcagtcggttaagcatctgccttcggctcaggtcatgatcctggggtcctgggatcgagccccacattgggctccctgctcagcagggagtcttcgtctccctctccctctgtgatcccccacccccgctcattctctctctctctctctcaaataatatataaaatcttttaaaaaagaagaagaaatccacATTTATAGTCATCATATTGGCACTTTGTTCAATATTACTTAATCTTTGGCACCTGGAACAGTTCCAGCACCCAGTAAGTGCCTTATAACAAATATAGAacgagggatgcctgggtggcttaattggttgagcatctgcctttgcctcagttcatgatcctggggtcctgggatccagtccccattgggctccttactcagcagggagcctgcttctccctctgctgctccccctgcttgcgctctctctctctcattctctctctctttctctctgacaaatagataaaatcttaaaaagcaaaacaaaacaaaaacaaatatagaatGAATGGTGCAGAACACCACAGATGAACATTAAAACCCccaaggcaggggcgcctggctggcgccTGATCTCAAGGtaatgagttcgagccccacgttggcccCATGTTGGACCATCGAAATTAcgttaaaaaattactttaaaggggcgcctgggtggcacagcagttaagcgtctgccttcggctcagggcttgatcccggcgttatgggatcgagccccacatcgggctcctctgctatgagcctgcttcttcctctcccactccccctgcttgtgttccctctctcgctggctgtctctatctctgtcgaataaataaataaaatctttaaaaaaaaattactttaaaaataaaagttcaaaaatcCCCAAAGCAAGCAGGTAGAAAAGATGTTGtcctaaaagaaaagacaattacaCTGGCAACTGATGTCTCAGCAGCAACAAAAGGAGTCAGAAGACAGGTGAATGATATCTTCAAAGTGGTGTGAAAAACAACCAATGACCTACAATTGTGTGCTATGAGTTAGCTTTCAGGAATGAAGACAATAAAGGCCTATTCAGAGAAATGACGGCAGAGGTTATCACCAACAGACCTTTGCTACAGAAACATCTAAAGAATCTTCTCGTGGAAGAAGGATATTTTTCCATAAAGAACATCTGACAcgcaaaggaaacagtaaacgTGTGGTTTAATGCTCAAAACAACACTGGTACATTTCAGGGGGAGCTGGCCAGGCACAAAGTGTTATAAAGTCCTTTTCTGTCTGGAAGGAGGGTAAACACTGGATTTAGACTTTGCCAAATTAATGTCTTGGAGAACCACTGAAAGAATAGAAATACAATGTGTCATTTCCAAGACAGTGTTGGGTGTGTGAGGGGGGAAGGGAGCCTCGATCAACTCTCTTGTTGTTGTTTGATCAATTCataaaaagccaagaaaagagaaaaaagaaacatgaagttGGACCATTGGCAAACACAAAAAGAAGATAGATGGTTTTATATATACACGTCATGATCATACTTTTGTAAGTGATTTTCTAGACACTTCCAGCCCTATTGTGTTTCTAAAAGACACACCTAAAATATACAGACACAGGAAAGCTGAAAGTACAAGGATGAAAAAGTTAAACCAGGCaagggtgccaggctggctcagccCGCGGTGCACAGGACTCATGATTTCTGCaacctgagttcaagccccacattgagtgtggagtttacttaaaaataaacctttaaaaaaaaaaaaaagtcaaaccagGCAAAGAGAGCTGGTGTAGCTACGTTAGTATCAGACCAACTTGCCTTTAAGGCATCAAGTAATACTTGCTACTACGAAAGAGCCCCAGGATCTAAATAACAAAAGGTTCGATCCACCTGATTTAGGAGACGTTAGATACACAGACTCCGGAAGAAAGTAGTCATCACCCCCTCCTTCAAGAACTGCTTTAGGCTTTAAGAGGCTCTTTGGCATTTATTTGTTAAGTGTTCACATCAACCTGTGAGAGAGTAGAGAAGGTGTTACCACCTcctttttgcagatgagaagCCTGAAGGTCAGAGAAGCTAGGGACTTGCCTAAGGCACACAGCGGCAGAACGAGGGCGATCACAGGTCTTCTGACCCCAGGCCCCAGGTCTTTCCTCTCCCGGTTGCAAAGGGGAAAGCAGACCATCTGGACGGAGGGTGGAAAGGCTTTGGCCGGGCTCCATGGGGAACAGCGTGGGCAAAGGCTTGGCAGCTGGGTAAAGCCTAAAGGGCACTGTGGCTGGGCCGAGCACGCCACATGGGAAGAGCGGGTAGGGGGGTTTCAAGGGGACCCCACGGCGAGCCCCTCGCGTATCTCGCACGTGCAAAAAACTTGCACGAGGCCACGACGTGCTTCGCCACCGCATGCGCGGCGGGGCCGGGGCCGTCGCGGAGGACCGCGCACTCGGGTGGACGCCTCCGCCGGCGCCCTGCAGCCCATGCGGCGGCCACCAGCGGCCACGCTCGCATTCCTGGAGCCACCGCGCGCACTTCCCGGCTCCGCGGCCGCTGGGCGGCGCGTTCTCTgccgtccccccaccccacccgcctGGGTCGTTAGCCCTCGCCCGATGTCCCCTCCAGGTTCAAGCCGGACGGAGTGAAGAAGGACTCGAGGAAGACAGATGCCAGAGGACGGGCCCAGGAGGCCAGGAAAACTGACCGCCGTTTCTTTGggtgagaagaggagggaggctgTGATGTCCTTAATTAGACAGGGATGGGGGTGTCGTGGCCAGGGG from Ailuropoda melanoleuca isolate Jingjing chromosome 11, ASM200744v2, whole genome shotgun sequence includes the following:
- the AGTRAP gene encoding type-1 angiotensin II receptor-associated protein isoform X1 is translated as MELPTVNLKTILLVHWLLTTWGCITFSGPYPWANFTILAVGVWAVAQRDSIDAISLFLGGLAATIFLDIVHISVFYRQAGFTDTERFGAGMAILSLLLKPSSCCLVYRMYQERGGELLLHVGEATTSGQLPPCPLTGQGFLGRSQERSDYQTIDSPEAPTDPFVGSEGRGHSPQGY
- the AGTRAP gene encoding type-1 angiotensin II receptor-associated protein isoform X3, translating into MELPTVNLKTILLVHWLLTTWGCITFSGPYPWANFTILAVGVWAVAQRDSIDAISLFLGGLAATIFLDIVHISVFYRQAGFTDTERFGAGMAILSLLLKPSSCCLVYRMYQERGGFLGRSQERSDYQTIDSPEAPTDPFVGSEGRGHSPQGY
- the AGTRAP gene encoding type-1 angiotensin II receptor-associated protein isoform X2, with the protein product MELPTVNLKTILLVHWLLTTWGCITFSGPYPWANFTILAVGVWAVAQRDSIDAISLFLGGLAATIFLDIVHISVFYRQAGFTDTERFGAGMAILSLLLKPSSCCLVYRMYQERGGELLLHVGFLGRSQERSDYQTIDSPEAPTDPFVGSEGRGHSPQGY